One genomic region from Leptospira tipperaryensis encodes:
- a CDS encoding thioesterase family protein, translated as MITDEIQLVTRISDLDTQRHVTSRTYENFCLEGRFRTLEKNGFSLREILSQGIAIHPLESQIRFLAQQMEGANLRTETKAFPLKDGKIFWDQKVYSDSGTPAAEIKTLTISEKDGKAIDLLPGEKSEISGFDQFQEIPDFKGTCKTVDTELITLFSERNIFGEYNPAYLWRIIEDSRWFFSTETGLTLDRFVEMDTTMFFMGGVFRFFHPVPAGRKVRVSTWIHSFEKIRSYMRHEVTDVETGLRYFAVQDEQLVVSVSKSRPRKAPEEFQKLVGDYVENYEYSQK; from the coding sequence ATGATCACTGATGAAATTCAACTCGTGACTCGCATTTCCGACCTGGACACTCAGAGACACGTGACCAGCCGGACTTATGAAAATTTCTGTCTTGAAGGCAGATTTCGGACCTTGGAAAAAAACGGTTTTTCTTTGCGCGAGATCTTGTCTCAAGGGATTGCGATCCATCCTCTCGAATCTCAGATTCGATTCTTAGCTCAACAAATGGAAGGAGCCAATCTCAGAACGGAAACGAAAGCGTTTCCTCTGAAAGACGGAAAAATCTTCTGGGATCAAAAAGTTTATTCGGATTCCGGAACTCCTGCGGCCGAGATCAAAACTCTTACCATTTCCGAAAAAGACGGAAAGGCGATCGATCTACTTCCGGGAGAGAAATCGGAAATTTCCGGCTTTGATCAGTTTCAAGAGATCCCTGATTTTAAAGGGACATGCAAAACGGTAGATACGGAACTCATAACTCTCTTCAGCGAGAGAAATATTTTCGGGGAATATAACCCCGCGTATCTCTGGAGAATCATCGAGGATTCTCGATGGTTTTTTTCCACGGAAACCGGTCTGACCTTGGATCGTTTTGTGGAAATGGATACTACGATGTTTTTTATGGGAGGAGTTTTTAGATTCTTCCATCCCGTCCCCGCGGGAAGAAAAGTTCGGGTAAGCACTTGGATCCATTCTTTTGAAAAGATTCGGAGCTATATGAGACACGAAGTTACGGATGTGGAAACTGGTTTACGCTACTTCGCGGTTCAGGACGAACAGTTGGTCGTTTCCGTCTCGAAATCGAGACCGAGAAAAGCTCCCGAAGAATTCCAAAAGTTGGTGGGGGATTATGTTGAGAATTATGAATATTCTCAAAAATGA
- a CDS encoding thiolase family protein has product MKLAKPLAICTPRRTPFAQIAKALGPYPGHHLGKIVAEDILAKSKLKPSQIDGVVVGEGFSNAPNSARVIANLVGMRDEIACITVANNCVSGMEAVAEAARRIVLGEGEVFLAIGEESQTSMPFIVKNARLNKKAGSLDKLKKLLPDNLPEGVELRDTLEDGLGDGETSYGMQVTAEIVAQNYGLSREIQDKLAFESFKRALEASKAGRYAPYIIPMKDEDGNELAMDEAVGLREGLVENPTRMGRAMLMFDNPGMKFEEFKTKYAKDLKKSHGPTVSIFNASPRSDGAAGVIVTTVEKAKELGLTIEAVVSGWSMKGVHPNNMGIGQAAATEALLADVGLKIQDIDYVEIHEAFAATAVGALEQIKMDTGWDWEKSFDAKKINPNGGSIAIGHPFGATGIRLIANAIMDLKEDPSANKVVITACAHGGIAGSMLIERYKG; this is encoded by the coding sequence ATGAAATTAGCAAAGCCATTGGCTATTTGTACACCAAGAAGAACTCCTTTTGCTCAGATCGCGAAAGCCCTCGGACCATACCCAGGACACCACCTGGGAAAAATAGTCGCAGAAGATATTCTCGCTAAAAGCAAACTGAAACCGTCTCAAATCGACGGAGTTGTTGTTGGAGAAGGATTTAGTAACGCGCCTAACTCTGCAAGAGTGATCGCGAACCTCGTTGGAATGAGAGACGAGATCGCTTGTATCACCGTTGCAAACAACTGTGTTTCCGGAATGGAAGCGGTTGCGGAAGCGGCTCGTAGAATCGTTTTAGGTGAAGGCGAAGTGTTCCTCGCGATCGGCGAAGAATCTCAAACTTCTATGCCTTTTATCGTTAAGAACGCTCGTTTAAACAAAAAAGCGGGATCTCTGGATAAGTTGAAAAAACTTCTTCCGGACAATCTTCCTGAAGGCGTGGAACTGAGAGACACTCTGGAAGACGGACTCGGCGACGGGGAAACTTCTTACGGTATGCAAGTTACAGCAGAGATCGTAGCGCAAAACTACGGACTTTCTCGTGAAATCCAAGATAAACTCGCTTTCGAATCTTTCAAAAGAGCATTAGAAGCTTCTAAAGCTGGAAGATACGCTCCTTATATCATTCCTATGAAAGACGAAGACGGAAACGAACTCGCGATGGACGAAGCGGTCGGACTCCGTGAAGGTTTAGTGGAAAACCCAACTCGTATGGGACGCGCGATGTTGATGTTTGATAATCCTGGAATGAAATTTGAAGAATTCAAAACGAAATACGCTAAAGATTTGAAAAAATCCCACGGCCCTACCGTTTCCATCTTCAACGCAAGCCCTCGTTCCGATGGAGCCGCAGGCGTAATCGTTACCACCGTTGAAAAAGCGAAAGAACTCGGTCTTACCATCGAAGCGGTTGTTTCCGGTTGGAGCATGAAAGGAGTTCATCCAAACAACATGGGAATCGGACAAGCTGCGGCTACCGAAGCCCTTCTCGCGGATGTCGGTCTTAAAATCCAAGACATCGACTACGTAGAAATCCATGAAGCATTCGCTGCTACTGCGGTTGGAGCTCTGGAACAAATCAAAATGGACACCGGTTGGGATTGGGAAAAATCTTTCGACGCTAAGAAGATCAATCCGAACGGAGGATCCATCGCGATCGGTCACCCTTTTGGAGCGACTGGAATCCGTTTGATCGCAAACGCGATCATGGACTTGAAAGAAGATCCGTCTGCGAATAAAGTTGTGATCACAGCGTGTGCTCACGGTGGAATCGCTGGATCCATGCTGATTGAAAGATACAAAGGTTGA